A window from Apostichopus japonicus isolate 1M-3 chromosome 2, ASM3797524v1, whole genome shotgun sequence encodes these proteins:
- the LOC139984613 gene encoding immunoglobulin-like and fibronectin type III domain-containing protein 1 isoform X3, producing the protein MNVIAEVDGEDQENVKISWKVPTDDISCSSGVTMLTIFYASINMETLHEGKFTITDPSNTSLTLTDLKPEGNYSIQMTLATSGGESSSSDEIYYYIPRLPEYQAAPTVIHVSSDSLTVNWPPWDGVIGTPPVVEFRLFTKESESEDWPSTFITVNASDDQEMYSVMMTPFEPDTEYDFRVTAVREGPNGDGTPGPVLIRTKTYCRDPGITPTNAETSIAGDQQELINVTWT; encoded by the exons ATGAATGTTATTGCAGAAGTCGATGGAGAAGATcaggaaaatgtgaaaatatcttggaag GTTCCCACTGATGACATATCATGTAGTTCTGGTGTGACTATGTTAACTATATTCTATGCATCAATTAACATGGAAACACTACACGAAGGCAAATTTACCATAACAGATCCTTCAAATACCTCATTGACGCTCACTGATCTCAAGCCAGAAGGGAATTACAGCATCCAAATGACGCTGGCAACAAGTGGAGGTGAAAGTTCTAGCAGTGATGAAATTTACTACTATATTCCAA GACTTCCAGAGTACCAAGCCGCTCCAACAGTCATTCATGTCAGCTCAGATTCACTAACAGTTAATTGGCCGCCATGGGATGGCGTCATTGGGACTCCTCCGGTGGTTGAATTTAGATTATTTACCAAGGAGTCGGAGAGCGAAGACTGGCCGAGTACCTTTATAACAGTTAATGCGAGCGACGACCAAGAAATGTATTCTGTGATGATGACACCATTTGAACCAGACACAGAATATGACTTCAGAGTTACAGCTGTGAGAGAAGGCCCTAATGGAGATGGGACACCGGGTCCAGTCTTAATTAGGACTAAAACATACTGCCGCG ATCCGGGTATCACACCAACTAATGCCGAAACGTCTATAGCTGGGGACCAACAGGAGCTTATAAATGTGACTTGGACG TGA
- the LOC139984613 gene encoding immunoglobulin-like and fibronectin type III domain-containing protein 1 isoform X1, translating into MICEGNLVSVPEASPMNVIAEVDGEDQENVKISWKVPTDDISCSSGVTMLTIFYASINMETLHEGKFTITDPSNTSLTLTDLKPEGNYSIQMTLATSGGESSSSDEIYYYIPRLPEYQAAPTVIHVSSDSLTVNWPPWDGVIGTPPVVEFRLFTKESESEDWPSTFITVNASDDQEMYSVMMTPFEPDTEYDFRVTAVREGPNGDGTPGPVLIRTKTYCRDPGITPTNAETSIAGDQQELINVTWT; encoded by the exons ATGATATGTGAAGGGAATCTCGTTTCCG TTCCTGAGGCTAGCCCAATGAATGTTATTGCAGAAGTCGATGGAGAAGATcaggaaaatgtgaaaatatcttggaag GTTCCCACTGATGACATATCATGTAGTTCTGGTGTGACTATGTTAACTATATTCTATGCATCAATTAACATGGAAACACTACACGAAGGCAAATTTACCATAACAGATCCTTCAAATACCTCATTGACGCTCACTGATCTCAAGCCAGAAGGGAATTACAGCATCCAAATGACGCTGGCAACAAGTGGAGGTGAAAGTTCTAGCAGTGATGAAATTTACTACTATATTCCAA GACTTCCAGAGTACCAAGCCGCTCCAACAGTCATTCATGTCAGCTCAGATTCACTAACAGTTAATTGGCCGCCATGGGATGGCGTCATTGGGACTCCTCCGGTGGTTGAATTTAGATTATTTACCAAGGAGTCGGAGAGCGAAGACTGGCCGAGTACCTTTATAACAGTTAATGCGAGCGACGACCAAGAAATGTATTCTGTGATGATGACACCATTTGAACCAGACACAGAATATGACTTCAGAGTTACAGCTGTGAGAGAAGGCCCTAATGGAGATGGGACACCGGGTCCAGTCTTAATTAGGACTAAAACATACTGCCGCG ATCCGGGTATCACACCAACTAATGCCGAAACGTCTATAGCTGGGGACCAACAGGAGCTTATAAATGTGACTTGGACG TGA
- the LOC139984613 gene encoding uncharacterized protein isoform X2 — translation MICEGNLVSVPEASPMNVIAEVDGEDQENVKISWKVPTDDISCSSGVTMLTIFYASINMETLHEGKFTITDPSNTSLTLTDLKPEGNYSIQMTLATSGGLPEYQAAPTVIHVSSDSLTVNWPPWDGVIGTPPVVEFRLFTKESESEDWPSTFITVNASDDQEMYSVMMTPFEPDTEYDFRVTAVREGPNGDGTPGPVLIRTKTYCRDPGITPTNAETSIAGDQQELINVTWT, via the exons ATGATATGTGAAGGGAATCTCGTTTCCG TTCCTGAGGCTAGCCCAATGAATGTTATTGCAGAAGTCGATGGAGAAGATcaggaaaatgtgaaaatatcttggaag GTTCCCACTGATGACATATCATGTAGTTCTGGTGTGACTATGTTAACTATATTCTATGCATCAATTAACATGGAAACACTACACGAAGGCAAATTTACCATAACAGATCCTTCAAATACCTCATTGACGCTCACTGATCTCAAGCCAGAAGGGAATTACAGCATCCAAATGACGCTGGCAACAAGTGGAG GACTTCCAGAGTACCAAGCCGCTCCAACAGTCATTCATGTCAGCTCAGATTCACTAACAGTTAATTGGCCGCCATGGGATGGCGTCATTGGGACTCCTCCGGTGGTTGAATTTAGATTATTTACCAAGGAGTCGGAGAGCGAAGACTGGCCGAGTACCTTTATAACAGTTAATGCGAGCGACGACCAAGAAATGTATTCTGTGATGATGACACCATTTGAACCAGACACAGAATATGACTTCAGAGTTACAGCTGTGAGAGAAGGCCCTAATGGAGATGGGACACCGGGTCCAGTCTTAATTAGGACTAAAACATACTGCCGCG ATCCGGGTATCACACCAACTAATGCCGAAACGTCTATAGCTGGGGACCAACAGGAGCTTATAAATGTGACTTGGACG TGA